CTGtaagcagggggtggggtggcTGGAAGAGGGGTCTCTCCCCTCACCAATCACTAAGTGCAGGGCGactggaggagagatctctccctgcccctcaccagtcactgagcagggggcggggcagggcggctggaggagaggtctctccccgcccctcaccaGTCACAGTAagcagcggccagcagggggcggggcggctggaggagagatctctcccctcacCAGTCACAGTAagcagcggccagcagggggtggggcggctggaggagaggactctccccgcccctcaccaGTCACAGTAAGCAGCGGCCAGCAGGTTAGCGTGATCCTCCCACTCGGTGCTTGGCGATGTTCTGTAAACGTTGACCTCTGCTCTTATCTGATGAGACCGTACGTTTTTCTCTTCAGTGTTACAAATGGCGGTAAGACCACTCTGACGAGACGGCTTCTTGGCGCACTTCCTAATTGTTGTGTGGTCCATCAGGATGACTTCTTCAAGGTAGGTAGAACCTCTCTGATGGCATCACCTCTGGTGACTGCTGTATGCCATGTAATAGCCTCCTCCTCTATGGGGTTCCCATGTAGTGGGGCAGTCAGTATTTGGAGGCTCCGTATTGGTGCCCCTAGTCTTCTCCTGTGTTGTGTGCCTCAGCTGCATGTGTTTGCAGCATTTTTATTGCTCACTATGTTTCAGCCGCCGGATCAGATAGAAGTTGGTGAAGATGGCTTTAAGCAATGGGATGGTAAGCGGTTTTCGCTGTAGGATGCAGTAATGTATATCTAGTATCTTACTTTCATTACATTTATATTGATGTTATTCTgtgtcctttccaactctactctTATACTTGCAGTGATCACTTCGATTGACATGGAAGCGATGGAGAATACCGTAACTGCTTGGATTGAGAATCCTGTCAAGTTCGCCCGATCACACGGCATTGCCCCGTCTCCTTCTGAGCTGGATGAAGATGTGCAGATCCTGATTCTGGAGGGGTTCCTGCTGTTCAATCACAAGTAATGATCTGTTCTGTTCCCAGTTACCTGATGTAGTGTCTTAAGATCGCAGTATTCTGAATCTAGTATATGGCTAGACGTAAGGCTCCCCTAGCTCAGGCCCTGTAGCAGAGTGTGAACATCAGACTCTAATCTGTAAAGATGGCGGCTGTTACATGATGACCCTTTCCCCAGTGCCATCCACTTCTACACAGATATAGGCGGTCCTCTTGCTCGTATCTGTGCCTGGTCTGAGAGAATGACAGTTGGGTCATCTAACTACAACCACAGTCTTCATTCCCTTGGACAGTATGCTGTATCTGTGGGCATTAGGAAGCCTTCAAATGTCTAGAGGTGGTAGAGCACTTTCTAGAATGGCTGCATTCACTTATGCCACATCACAAATTTGTCAGTGGCCAACCCTTATAATAAAGGCACTGAAGACCATCTTACAGAGACTTCTTGTAAATATACTCCCACAAGAAGTTCACCTCCCCACAGGACATGGTGGTATCCTGGGGGTCAATCCTGCTCATGCAATCAATGTGGGTGCCAGTTTCATACAGCTGACAGCTGTGATCAACACTcctgctgatcgcagctgttaaccctttaaatgccccaattgtaGTTCAGGGGTCCTGAATGCCAcctgcaatgagatcgcagggttcAGTTTGCATGGCAGAtgggggggccttctgaaagcccccagagctgccattgcatattgcctatcaagccatgcctgttgcAAGTTCatggatttttttggggggggggggggggggtaggggggggtggattgtcatttaaaaaaataaggaGCTCTCTGCTCCTCTCCGGCTGTTGGCCAATGGTATAGGGCAGGatcttggctccgccccctcacaTTGCTAACAGCTGGCGGAGAGGGGCAGAGAGCGGAGTTGGgaaggaagacagctcagatttACCCTACGTGGTAAATGTTGCCAGAAGGAAAACTAATGCCAGaattttatatatttaaaccTATTTATCAAAAAAAACAATCGTtcagtcatatgtactccaaaatggtatcgcTAAACTACAGTATATTCTGTAAAACAGACCTCACCTGTTTATTGGAAAATAAGTTATGGTGACAAAAAATGTACttttccaaagattttttttatattaaagtaGGTGCCCTGCAGAGTCCGGGAATGTTGGGTCATTGTTGGCTTATGGGGCTAAAAGTAGGTTAGTCTTAAGTTTGCACAAGGCGACTTCAGTGCTTACTAATTGCTTCATGCAATTTAAATAGTTGGCCAAATCCCCCAAAAAGTACAGCTGTGCATAATTTACTCCATGGCAACTGTTTTAAGC
The sequence above is a segment of the Eleutherodactylus coqui strain aEleCoq1 chromosome 7, aEleCoq1.hap1, whole genome shotgun sequence genome. Coding sequences within it:
- the NMRK2 gene encoding nicotinamide riboside kinase 2 isoform X1, coding for MASPLVTAVCHVIASSSMGFPCSGAVSIWRLRIGAPSLLLCCVPQLHVFAAFLLLTMFQPPDQIEVGEDGFKQWDVITSIDMEAMENTVTAWIENPVKFARSHGIAPSPSELDEDVQILILEGFLLFNHKLLANMCSERYYLTIPYEECKRRRSGRNYTVPDPPGLFDGHVWPMYLKHRQEMEESGVSVASIDGLLSKDEIFTRVYTDIQNRFLNVS
- the NMRK2 gene encoding nicotinamide riboside kinase 2 isoform X2; this translates as MRRIILGVGGVTNGGKTTLTRRLLGALPNCCVVHQDDFFKPPDQIEVGEDGFKQWDVITSIDMEAMENTVTAWIENPVKFARSHGIAPSPSELDEDVQILILEGFLLFNHKLLANMCSERYYLTIPYEECKRRRSGRNYTVPDPPGLFDGHVWPMYLKHRQEMEESGVSVASIDGLLSKDEIFTRVYTDIQNRFLNVS